The following are encoded together in the Nitrospirota bacterium genome:
- the lipA gene encoding lipoyl synthase: protein MFDETKVLQRNRRCSPYWIKSKIRLGQIHDTKKILRKYGINTVCEEARCPNITECFTKPAATFMILGSKCTRNCSFCSIKSSPPEPPDADEPENIGKAAQEIKLRYVVITSVTRDDLPDGGAGHFAKTVSSVKNYLPGVKVEVLTPDFQGNINHLKTVLDSNPDVFNHNIETVPRLYPSIRPAADYRRSLDILKEAKKQKPHILTKSGIMLGLGETLLEVKNVLKDLRYSGCDFITIGQYMRPSKANIPVVEYIKPEVFEKLRLEAISIGFKYAASAPLVRSSMNAEEMYNN, encoded by the coding sequence ATGTTTGATGAAACAAAGGTTTTACAAAGAAATAGAAGATGCTCTCCATACTGGATAAAATCAAAAATTCGTCTCGGGCAAATTCATGACACAAAAAAGATTTTACGAAAGTATGGTATTAATACAGTCTGTGAAGAGGCGAGGTGCCCTAATATTACTGAATGCTTCACCAAACCTGCAGCGACATTTATGATACTCGGCTCTAAGTGCACCCGGAACTGTAGTTTCTGCTCTATAAAATCTTCGCCTCCTGAGCCCCCGGATGCTGATGAACCGGAAAACATTGGGAAGGCTGCTCAGGAGATAAAGCTCAGATATGTGGTGATTACCTCTGTAACAAGAGATGACCTTCCTGACGGGGGGGCAGGACATTTTGCTAAAACAGTATCATCTGTAAAAAATTATCTTCCCGGCGTAAAGGTTGAGGTTCTCACTCCTGATTTTCAGGGCAATATTAATCATCTCAAAACAGTGCTCGATTCAAACCCTGATGTTTTTAATCATAATATCGAAACCGTGCCTCGACTTTATCCTTCAATCAGGCCTGCTGCGGATTACAGACGTTCTCTTGATATACTTAAAGAAGCAAAAAAACAGAAACCACACATACTTACAAAGTCAGGTATTATGCTCGGCCTGGGGGAAACATTGCTTGAGGTTAAAAATGTGCTTAAGGATCTTAGATATTCTGGGTGTGATTTTATTACAATAGGTCAGTACATGAGACCTTCAAAAGCAAACATTCCTGTTGTTGAGTATATAAAGCCTGAGGTTTTCGAAAAGCTTCGGCTCGAAGCTATTTCAATCGGTTTTAAATATGCTGCTTCTGCACCTCTCGTCAGGAGTTCAATGAATGCAGAGGAGATGTATAATAATTGA
- the alaC gene encoding alanine transaminase has product MFDFNRIKRLPPYVFSIVNALKIEARHRGEDIIDLGMGNPDGATPKHIIDKLCEAAQNPKNHRYSASKGITQLRNAICEWYARRYNVILDPELEAVVTIGSKEGLSHLVLATVSPGDVVLTPAPAYPIHPYSVIIAGGEVRSIPIGEGIDFFEELEKAYKSSWPRPKMLIINFPHNPTTQVVEGLGFFKKVVDFAKENNLIVIHDLAYADLVFDGYKAPSFLQVPGAKEIGVEFFSMTKSYSMAGWRVGFCVGNQEIVGALTKIKSYLDYGMFQPIQIASIIALRGPQDCVENIRKTYESRRNELIKGLHKAGWNVVPPKATMFVWAEIPEPLKKMGSLEFTKLLIREAKVAVSPGIGFGEGGDNFVRFALVENEHRIRQATKGIKHTLKKYL; this is encoded by the coding sequence ATGTTCGACTTTAACAGAATCAAGAGACTTCCACCTTATGTCTTCAGCATTGTAAATGCGCTGAAAATTGAAGCGAGACACCGTGGTGAAGATATTATCGACCTCGGGATGGGAAATCCTGACGGTGCAACCCCTAAACATATAATTGATAAACTTTGCGAAGCTGCACAAAATCCCAAAAATCACAGGTATTCTGCATCAAAGGGAATTACACAATTAAGGAATGCAATCTGCGAATGGTATGCCAGACGTTATAATGTTATTCTCGACCCGGAACTCGAGGCTGTTGTAACAATTGGATCAAAAGAAGGACTTTCACATCTTGTTCTTGCCACTGTAAGTCCAGGAGATGTAGTTCTGACACCGGCTCCTGCATATCCAATACATCCTTACAGTGTAATCATAGCTGGTGGTGAAGTGAGAAGCATACCCATCGGGGAAGGAATTGATTTCTTCGAAGAGTTGGAAAAGGCATACAAGTCTTCATGGCCAAGGCCAAAAATGCTTATTATAAATTTTCCTCATAATCCAACGACACAGGTTGTGGAGGGTCTTGGTTTCTTTAAAAAAGTAGTTGATTTTGCAAAAGAAAATAATCTTATCGTAATACATGACCTTGCATATGCAGATCTTGTATTCGACGGTTATAAGGCACCAAGTTTTTTGCAAGTTCCTGGCGCTAAGGAAATTGGAGTTGAATTTTTTTCAATGACAAAGAGTTATTCTATGGCAGGTTGGAGAGTAGGCTTTTGTGTCGGTAATCAGGAGATTGTAGGAGCTCTCACAAAGATAAAGAGTTATCTCGATTATGGAATGTTCCAGCCTATTCAGATTGCGAGTATTATTGCATTGCGTGGGCCACAGGATTGCGTTGAGAATATACGAAAAACATATGAATCAAGACGAAATGAACTTATAAAAGGTTTGCACAAAGCTGGGTGGAATGTTGTTCCTCCAAAGGCAACAATGTTTGTATGGGCAGAGATTCCCGAACCTTTGAAGAAAATGGGATCTCTCGAATTTACAAAGCTACTTATTAGAGAAGCAAAAGTTGCCGTCTCCCCTGGAATCGGATTTGGAGAAGGAGGTGACAATTTTGTGAGATTTGCGCTTGTTGAAAATGAACACAGGATAAGGCAGGCAACAAAAGGTATTAAACATACCCTGAAGAAATATTTATGA
- the rnr gene encoding ribonuclease R, whose translation MVTQESVINFFKETITKPLSFREIAFILKLSRSEIRALRRILNILVREGDIVRTRKGLYGLSEGMNLVTGYFESHKDGYGFVILEKPGERDIFIPARSKLGALSNDRVLVRIENWKKREGQIIRILERAYTRIAGKFEVTKTGFYVKPKDKSIHFDIHIPDKEKGNAKNGDMVIAEIINYPTDRKPLSGRIVKILEKPENPKADVEAIIDEFNLPRRFPKNVLEEAELLIKNNRRFKYGAELKRKDLRLLPTMTIDGERARDFDDAVSIELTMHGYKLYVHIADVSFYVVWNSALDLEARERGTSIYFPDRVLPMLPKELSEDICSLKPKVERLTFTIEMDFDRNGNRLDSKFYPSIIVSNERMTYTSVRKILIDNDPAERRKYDYLLHTFDLMAELCGLLRNNRLQRGSLDFDLPEPEVLLDIQGMPEAILRAERNFAHIMIEEFMIAANEAVSEYLKSLEIPMIYRIHEEPDPLKFKDIFKFIRSIWKSKHPLKPKDFPDILRGIKGKPEEEVIHYLILRSLKQARYSHINIGHFGLASKCYTHFTSPIRRYPDLIVHRILREVLDKKHLSKKRIQDLNKLLPDISFQSSRMERLADKAEREVIEAMRVWLMKDKVGEEFDAKVVSVTPYGLKVRLKKFFVEGFLHVSYMSDDFYQYNEQSMSLVGRHTKHSFSIGKELRVRIDRVDMDEREIILDICSS comes from the coding sequence ATGGTAACTCAAGAATCTGTAATCAATTTTTTCAAGGAGACAATAACAAAACCTCTCAGTTTTAGAGAGATTGCTTTTATTCTAAAACTCAGCAGATCAGAAATACGAGCCCTTAGAAGAATTTTGAATATTTTGGTCCGCGAAGGAGATATTGTTCGAACAAGAAAAGGGCTTTACGGTCTATCTGAGGGAATGAACCTTGTAACTGGTTATTTTGAATCTCATAAAGATGGATATGGTTTTGTAATTCTTGAAAAACCGGGAGAGAGGGATATTTTTATCCCAGCCAGGTCAAAACTCGGGGCATTGAGTAACGACAGAGTGCTTGTTCGCATTGAAAACTGGAAAAAAAGAGAGGGTCAGATAATCAGAATACTCGAAAGGGCTTATACAAGAATTGCTGGAAAATTTGAGGTTACAAAAACAGGTTTTTATGTTAAACCCAAAGATAAATCTATTCATTTTGATATACATATACCCGACAAAGAAAAAGGGAATGCCAAAAATGGCGATATGGTAATTGCTGAAATAATCAATTATCCAACAGATAGAAAACCGCTCTCTGGCAGGATTGTGAAAATTCTGGAAAAACCTGAAAATCCAAAAGCAGATGTAGAGGCTATTATTGATGAGTTCAATCTACCAAGAAGATTTCCTAAAAATGTGCTTGAAGAAGCGGAACTCCTCATTAAAAATAATCGAAGATTTAAATATGGAGCAGAATTAAAAAGAAAAGACCTGAGACTGCTTCCCACTATGACTATTGATGGCGAACGCGCACGTGACTTTGACGATGCTGTTTCTATCGAACTCACCATGCATGGATACAAACTTTACGTCCATATTGCTGACGTTAGTTTCTATGTAGTCTGGAATTCTGCATTAGATTTAGAAGCAAGGGAAAGAGGAACAAGCATATATTTTCCTGATAGGGTTTTACCAATGCTACCAAAAGAATTATCTGAAGATATTTGCAGTCTAAAACCGAAAGTAGAACGATTAACCTTCACAATTGAAATGGATTTTGACAGGAATGGGAACAGACTCGATTCAAAATTTTATCCAAGTATTATAGTCAGCAATGAACGAATGACTTATACATCTGTCAGAAAAATACTTATTGATAACGATCCTGCTGAACGGAGGAAATACGATTATCTTCTTCACACTTTTGATTTGATGGCAGAACTCTGTGGCTTGCTCAGAAACAACAGGCTTCAAAGGGGAAGTCTTGATTTTGACCTGCCTGAACCAGAGGTTCTTCTCGATATACAGGGTATGCCAGAGGCTATCTTAAGAGCTGAACGAAACTTTGCACATATCATGATAGAAGAATTTATGATCGCTGCAAACGAGGCTGTATCAGAATATCTTAAAAGCCTTGAGATTCCAATGATATACAGGATTCATGAAGAGCCAGATCCGCTAAAATTTAAGGATATCTTCAAGTTTATTAGATCAATATGGAAATCAAAGCATCCTCTAAAACCAAAAGATTTTCCTGATATACTTAGAGGGATAAAAGGAAAACCCGAGGAAGAAGTAATACATTATTTAATCTTAAGAAGTCTTAAACAGGCAAGGTATTCACACATTAACATTGGACATTTTGGTCTTGCATCAAAATGCTATACACACTTTACTTCACCAATAAGGCGTTATCCTGATCTTATTGTTCATCGAATTTTACGGGAGGTGTTAGATAAAAAACATCTTTCGAAAAAACGCATTCAGGATTTAAATAAACTTTTACCTGATATTTCTTTCCAGTCTTCCCGTATGGAACGCCTTGCAGATAAAGCAGAGAGAGAGGTTATAGAGGCAATGAGAGTATGGCTTATGAAGGATAAGGTTGGAGAAGAATTTGATGCAAAGGTTGTGAGTGTCACTCCCTATGGATTGAAAGTAAGATTAAAAAAATTTTTTGTTGAAGGATTCCTTCATGTATCATATATGAGTGATGATTTCTATCAATACAATGAGCAATCAATGAGTCTCGTAGGCAGACACACAAAGCATTCATTTTCTATCGGAAAAGAATTAAGGGTAAGGATTGACAGGGTAGACATGGATGAAAGGGAGATAATACTGGATATCTGCTCTTCATAA
- a CDS encoding AAA family ATPase, producing the protein MDYLEYYGLKEHPFSNVVDSRFYFNSRQHTDALIKLKYAIDTRKGLAVVIGGIGTGKTTLARRLLEELDENIYEAALLVVVHSSVSSEWLFRKFAVQLGVKEVVNDKIELLSQIYKRLTEINEEGKKSIVMIDEVQMLNSKEIMEEFRGLLNMESPDGKMLNFIFFGLSELEDVLALDEPLKQRVAVKIRLKEFSEADAKDYIRHRLKIAGCDNNVFSDDAIKQIYKYTHGVPRLINTVCDNALLEGYLAKLNIVDGSVIRTVAVDLGLNSEKK; encoded by the coding sequence ATGGATTACCTTGAATACTATGGTCTGAAAGAGCATCCGTTCTCAAATGTAGTTGACAGCAGGTTTTACTTTAATAGCCGTCAACATACAGATGCCCTCATAAAACTTAAATATGCAATAGATACAAGAAAAGGTCTTGCTGTTGTTATTGGTGGAATTGGGACTGGGAAGACAACTCTGGCAAGAAGATTACTTGAGGAACTGGATGAGAATATATATGAAGCAGCCTTACTTGTAGTTGTGCATTCCAGTGTAAGTTCAGAGTGGCTCTTTAGAAAATTTGCAGTACAACTTGGAGTTAAGGAGGTTGTTAACGATAAGATAGAACTGCTCAGCCAGATTTATAAAAGACTTACAGAGATTAACGAAGAAGGTAAGAAATCAATAGTAATGATAGATGAGGTGCAAATGTTGAATTCGAAGGAGATTATGGAAGAATTCAGGGGTCTTTTAAATATGGAATCACCTGATGGAAAGATGCTGAATTTTATATTTTTTGGTCTATCCGAACTTGAAGATGTCCTTGCTCTCGACGAGCCATTAAAACAGAGGGTGGCTGTAAAGATAAGACTGAAAGAGTTTTCAGAAGCTGATGCAAAAGATTACATCAGACATAGATTAAAGATTGCCGGATGTGATAATAATGTTTTTTCTGATGATGCAATAAAGCAGATTTACAAATATACGCATGGGGTTCCTCGTCTTATAAACACTGTTTGTGATAATGCACTTCTTGAAGGATATCTTGCGAAGCTGAACATTGTTGATGGATCTGTTATAAGAACAGTTGCAGTTGACCTTGGTTTAAACTCAGAGAAAAAATAA
- a CDS encoding tetratricopeptide repeat protein: MILSIVKKMSEKAAIIKEAQKYLARGQIDKAIAEWEKLVKEFPDGNTYNTIGDLYLKKNDKDNAIDSYHKAANFFRQEGFSLKALALYKKILNINPSDAISLIALGELNEGKGLVTDAIKFYLAAADTLSKKGQKEKLIEIYEKILSLSSSNIPLRSKIAEVYMKENLIADAARQYLTIARIYSEKGDTENSLNYYQKTLDIQPVNKDAILGIIQIYEKIGENAKAIEQIKEAVSLFPQDTEILFKSAELHRAADRFEEAREYLINLLEVEPANIKAKRLIADTYISEGNKEKAWEEFLPILDEILLEEKYEDAIKILEYFKDIDPIETGKRLVSLYIQLGDYLQIVRELTFLGDKYDEIGKPREALNCYKEALKMAPDDEVLNSKIIELEGEVIKQEQITIEAEKTLDEAIIEADIFLRYGLYENAKALLEVFKFKEPENIELHLKLKSLYIDTQDKEQAIAECLILYELYKKSGEFEKSQQVIKEAFEINPEDPRLSGLTLPTPAEEEVDVTKPSEKPSIDDYSEEISEAEFYSRQGLLDEAREILERLQTIFPDNEEIAQKLNAIGHVTEVEKVSAETEMITKEQMFAGEEILEAEEIAEPTLDSDVMDIFNEFKKGLEKELEAEDYETHYNLGIAYKEMGLIDDAIREFQISRNDPKKFVSSSNMLGLCYMEKGLYSLAVEVLKNAVEKMEDRGESYWAMKYDLAEAYDKNGNIKEALETFTEVYGWNSKFRDVSDKISQLSSKHVEGDEHKKIKDRKDRVSYI, translated from the coding sequence GTGATACTTTCAATAGTAAAGAAAATGTCTGAAAAAGCAGCCATAATTAAAGAAGCTCAAAAGTATCTTGCCCGTGGCCAGATAGATAAAGCTATTGCTGAATGGGAGAAACTTGTAAAAGAATTTCCTGATGGAAATACATATAATACCATCGGTGATCTTTATCTGAAAAAAAACGATAAAGATAACGCAATAGATTCTTATCATAAGGCTGCAAATTTTTTCAGACAAGAAGGATTTTCTTTAAAGGCATTAGCACTTTACAAAAAGATATTGAATATAAACCCATCGGATGCAATATCTCTTATTGCACTTGGAGAGTTAAATGAAGGCAAAGGACTTGTTACTGATGCTATAAAGTTTTATCTTGCAGCGGCTGATACACTTTCCAAAAAGGGACAAAAAGAAAAGCTGATTGAAATATACGAAAAGATACTTTCCCTATCTTCATCCAATATACCACTCAGGAGCAAGATTGCAGAAGTTTATATGAAAGAAAATCTTATAGCCGATGCTGCAAGACAGTATCTGACTATTGCGAGAATCTATTCTGAAAAGGGAGATACAGAAAATTCTTTAAATTATTATCAGAAGACACTTGATATTCAGCCTGTTAATAAAGATGCAATACTCGGTATAATTCAGATCTATGAAAAGATTGGTGAAAATGCCAAGGCTATTGAACAGATTAAGGAAGCTGTTAGTTTATTCCCACAGGATACAGAGATTCTTTTCAAGTCTGCTGAATTACATAGGGCTGCTGACCGTTTTGAAGAAGCCCGTGAATATTTAATAAACCTCCTTGAAGTAGAACCGGCAAATATTAAAGCCAAAAGACTAATTGCTGATACATATATTAGTGAAGGTAATAAAGAAAAGGCGTGGGAAGAATTTCTTCCAATACTTGACGAAATCCTTCTTGAAGAAAAATATGAAGATGCTATAAAAATTTTAGAGTATTTTAAAGATATAGATCCAATTGAGACAGGGAAACGGCTTGTTTCGCTCTATATCCAACTTGGTGATTATTTACAGATAGTACGTGAACTTACTTTTCTTGGAGATAAATATGATGAAATAGGAAAGCCGAGGGAAGCTCTTAATTGTTATAAAGAAGCATTAAAAATGGCACCTGATGATGAAGTGCTTAATTCTAAAATCATTGAGCTTGAAGGTGAAGTTATAAAACAGGAACAAATTACGATAGAAGCTGAAAAAACGCTTGATGAGGCGATAATAGAGGCTGATATATTTTTAAGATACGGACTTTATGAAAATGCAAAAGCGCTTCTCGAAGTATTTAAATTCAAAGAACCAGAAAATATAGAATTGCATTTAAAGTTAAAGTCTCTTTATATTGACACGCAAGATAAAGAACAGGCAATTGCAGAATGTCTTATCTTGTATGAACTCTATAAGAAAAGTGGAGAATTTGAAAAGAGCCAGCAGGTTATAAAAGAGGCTTTTGAAATAAATCCAGAAGACCCCCGACTTTCAGGTTTGACATTGCCAACACCAGCTGAGGAAGAAGTGGATGTTACAAAACCATCGGAAAAGCCTTCAATTGATGATTACAGCGAGGAAATCTCAGAAGCAGAATTTTATTCACGACAGGGGTTGCTCGATGAAGCGAGGGAAATTCTGGAAAGACTGCAGACAATTTTCCCAGATAATGAAGAAATAGCTCAGAAGCTTAATGCAATTGGACATGTAACAGAGGTCGAAAAAGTATCTGCTGAAACTGAGATGATTACAAAAGAGCAAATGTTTGCAGGAGAAGAAATTCTTGAAGCAGAAGAAATCGCGGAGCCAACTCTTGATAGTGATGTTATGGACATTTTTAACGAATTTAAAAAAGGACTTGAAAAAGAGCTCGAAGCAGAAGATTATGAGACCCATTACAATCTTGGTATTGCATATAAGGAGATGGGATTAATAGACGATGCTATCAGGGAATTCCAGATTTCCCGTAATGATCCGAAAAAGTTTGTCTCATCTTCAAATATGCTTGGCCTATGTTATATGGAGAAAGGACTATATTCGCTCGCAGTTGAGGTTCTCAAGAATGCTGTTGAGAAGATGGAAGATCGTGGAGAATCTTATTGGGCAATGAAATACGATCTTGCAGAAGCTTATGATAAAAATGGTAATATAAAAGAAGCCCTTGAAACTTTTACAGAAGTTTATGGATGGAATTCTAAATTCAGAGATGTTTCTGATAAGATAAGTCAGCTAAGTTCCAAACATGTAGAGGGGGATGAACACAAGAAGATTAAGGACAGGAAGGACAGGGTTTCTTATATATAA
- the mazG gene encoding nucleoside triphosphate pyrophosphohydrolase: MDFKELIAIMEKLRSDKGCPWDKKQTRESLKPYIIEEAYELIEAIEEDDPEKIKEELGDLLFQIVFQCQLAKENKEFEMSDVLEKIVKKMVIRHPHVFGDTECKTPEEVIKQWEVLKKQEGKLRDSILEGVPKAMSSLLRAYRLQKRAAKVGFDWERVEDVLKKVDEEINELKNAIKSGKQQEIEDELGDIIFMLVNLSRFIGVNPEDAHRKTITKFIHRFRYIEMKAAEQGRKISDMTLEEMDKLWDEAKEKEI; encoded by the coding sequence ATGGATTTTAAAGAACTCATAGCAATAATGGAAAAACTCAGAAGTGATAAAGGATGTCCATGGGATAAGAAACAGACGCGTGAATCCCTGAAACCTTACATAATAGAAGAAGCTTATGAACTTATTGAAGCGATCGAAGAGGATGACCCTGAAAAAATAAAAGAGGAACTTGGCGACCTTTTGTTTCAAATCGTGTTCCAGTGTCAGTTAGCAAAAGAGAATAAAGAGTTTGAGATGTCTGATGTATTAGAAAAGATAGTGAAAAAAATGGTTATAAGGCATCCGCATGTCTTCGGAGATACTGAATGCAAAACTCCCGAAGAGGTTATAAAACAATGGGAGGTTTTAAAAAAACAGGAGGGCAAACTCCGGGATTCAATCCTTGAGGGAGTTCCAAAGGCAATGTCTTCTCTTCTGAGGGCATATCGTCTTCAGAAAAGGGCTGCAAAGGTAGGTTTCGATTGGGAAAGGGTTGAGGATGTCTTAAAGAAAGTTGATGAGGAAATAAACGAACTCAAAAATGCTATAAAATCTGGCAAACAACAAGAAATAGAAGATGAGCTTGGTGACATAATTTTTATGCTTGTTAATTTATCAAGATTCATTGGAGTGAATCCTGAAGATGCTCATCGTAAAACTATCACCAAATTCATCCACCGGTTTCGTTATATAGAGATGAAAGCAGCGGAACAGGGTAGGAAAATCTCAGATATGACACTTGAGGAAATGGATAAATTATGGGACGAGGCAAAAGAAAAAGAAATTTGA
- a CDS encoding homoserine dehydrogenase encodes MKKNIISVGIIGFGTVGKGTVRILLENRDILRERLGFDIQVKRVAVRDIKKDRGIKLPKGMITKNVHSVLNDPEIDIVAELIGGISPAKDFILTAIRNGKHIVTANKALLATEGNEIFNAAQKAGIEIGFEASVAGGIPIIKVIREGLVANRFKAIYGIINGTSNYILTKMTDENVEFEDALKEAQELGYAEADPTLDIEGIDSAHKLAILAFLAYGLPFHFKDIYAEGISRITQEDIKFASELGYKIKLLAIAKDKDNLIELRVHPTMIPENYLISKVDGSFNAIYIEGDATGSTLYYGRGAGDLPTGGAVVSDIVGIAKDIRKNVTERLPLLAKPKRKIRIKKMDEVTSMYYFRFTALDKPGVLSKISGILGNNNISIASVIQKGRRVGKAVPLVVLTHEAKEKNVRKALKEIDRLPVVMGKTVLIRVEDKETG; translated from the coding sequence TTGAAAAAAAATATAATCTCTGTTGGAATTATCGGGTTTGGAACAGTAGGTAAAGGCACGGTCCGTATTCTCCTTGAGAACAGGGATATTCTAAGGGAAAGACTCGGTTTTGATATACAGGTTAAAAGAGTTGCTGTGCGTGATATAAAAAAAGACAGAGGCATAAAACTACCAAAAGGTATGATCACAAAAAATGTGCATTCTGTGCTCAATGATCCAGAGATAGACATTGTTGCAGAACTTATAGGTGGGATATCACCGGCAAAGGACTTTATCCTTACAGCAATAAGAAATGGCAAACATATAGTGACTGCAAACAAAGCGCTTCTGGCAACAGAGGGCAATGAAATATTCAATGCTGCGCAAAAAGCCGGGATTGAGATCGGGTTTGAAGCATCAGTGGCTGGCGGTATTCCAATTATAAAAGTCATACGTGAAGGTCTTGTTGCAAATAGATTTAAGGCTATATACGGCATCATAAATGGAACTTCTAATTACATACTCACAAAAATGACAGATGAAAACGTCGAGTTTGAAGATGCACTCAAAGAGGCTCAGGAACTCGGTTATGCTGAAGCTGATCCAACATTGGACATAGAGGGAATCGATTCTGCACATAAACTTGCCATACTCGCATTTCTTGCTTATGGGTTACCCTTTCATTTTAAAGATATATATGCCGAGGGAATTTCCAGAATTACACAGGAGGATATAAAATTTGCTTCAGAACTTGGTTATAAAATAAAACTTCTCGCTATTGCAAAAGACAAGGATAACTTGATAGAACTAAGGGTTCATCCAACGATGATCCCCGAAAATTATCTCATATCAAAAGTGGATGGCTCTTTTAATGCAATATACATAGAAGGAGATGCCACAGGTTCTACTTTATATTATGGAAGAGGTGCAGGAGACCTCCCAACAGGAGGTGCAGTTGTAAGTGATATAGTTGGGATTGCAAAGGATATAAGGAAAAATGTTACAGAAAGATTACCTTTATTAGCCAAGCCAAAAAGGAAAATAAGAATCAAAAAAATGGATGAAGTAACATCAATGTATTACTTCAGGTTTACTGCACTTGATAAACCCGGTGTGCTTTCAAAAATATCAGGAATTCTCGGAAACAATAATATCAGTATTGCTTCTGTTATACAGAAAGGCAGAAGAGTTGGTAAGGCCGTTCCACTCGTTGTACTAACTCACGAAGCAAAAGAGAAAAATGTCAGAAAGGCTCTAAAAGAAATAGACCGCCTGCCTGTTGTTATGGGTAAAACAGTACTTATCAGGGTTGAGGACAAAGAAACAGGCTAA
- the radA gene encoding DNA repair protein RadA has translation MAKTKTFFQCQSCGYTSPKWLGKCPDCGEWNSFAEEKKEIRSRHADISPNLGKSAPQSLSSIRSQQGQRASTGIRELDRVLGGGVVGGSVILIGGDPGIGKSTLLLQTLSGLSEKGDKVLYVSSEESPDQIKIRADRMSINSDDIILLAETSIEAVLHTSLKIEPKALVIDSIQTVYTEEIISAPGSVSQVRECASKLMFFSKKTNIPVFIVGHVTKEGAIAGPRVLEHIVDTVLYFEGDSSHSYRILRAVKNRFGSVNEIGIFEMTDAGLLEIENPSELFLLERPLHVSGSTVVASIEGTRPLMVEIQALVSLTNFGMPRRTSMGVDFNRVNLLVAVLEKRAGIHLGGMDVFVNVVGGLKIVEPAVDLGIIATVVSSLRDAPIDPKLFLFGEVGLSGEIRAVSQAEARMKEASKIGFQKAVIPSGNAEKIKDRFGLEIRGVRNVEESLEAIFN, from the coding sequence ATGGCAAAAACCAAAACCTTTTTTCAGTGTCAGTCTTGTGGTTATACAAGCCCGAAATGGCTCGGCAAATGCCCGGATTGCGGAGAATGGAACAGCTTTGCTGAAGAAAAAAAAGAGATACGTTCCCGGCATGCTGATATTAGTCCTAATCTCGGGAAATCTGCCCCTCAATCTTTAAGTTCAATCAGGAGTCAACAAGGCCAGAGGGCATCAACTGGTATAAGAGAACTTGATAGAGTTCTCGGAGGCGGTGTGGTTGGAGGTTCTGTAATTCTAATTGGAGGCGATCCAGGTATAGGAAAATCAACCCTTTTACTACAAACTCTCTCTGGTTTATCAGAAAAAGGCGACAAAGTTCTTTATGTCTCATCTGAAGAATCTCCAGATCAAATAAAGATCCGAGCTGACAGAATGTCAATTAACTCAGATGATATCATCCTGCTTGCTGAAACCTCTATTGAGGCTGTTTTGCATACATCTTTGAAAATTGAACCGAAGGCTTTGGTTATTGATTCTATACAGACTGTATATACAGAAGAGATCATCTCGGCACCCGGTTCTGTAAGCCAGGTAAGAGAATGTGCATCAAAGCTGATGTTCTTTTCAAAAAAGACAAATATCCCGGTATTCATTGTTGGTCATGTAACAAAAGAAGGTGCTATTGCAGGACCACGTGTGCTCGAACATATTGTTGATACAGTCCTTTATTTTGAAGGAGACAGTAGCCATTCATACAGGATACTCCGTGCGGTAAAAAATCGTTTTGGTTCTGTAAACGAGATAGGAATTTTTGAGATGACAGATGCCGGACTCCTCGAAATCGAAAACCCTTCAGAGCTTTTTCTCCTCGAAAGACCTTTGCACGTCTCCGGTTCAACAGTAGTAGCAAGCATTGAAGGTACTAGACCGCTTATGGTCGAGATTCAGGCACTCGTATCTCTTACAAATTTCGGAATGCCCAGAAGAACCTCTATGGGAGTTGACTTCAACAGGGTAAATCTACTCGTTGCAGTCCTTGAGAAAAGAGCAGGAATACATCTCGGGGGCATGGATGTATTCGTAAATGTTGTGGGAGGATTAAAAATTGTCGAACCTGCTGTTGATCTCGGCATTATTGCTACGGTTGTCTCATCATTGAGAGATGCCCCGATAGATCCAAAACTTTTCCTTTTCGGTGAGGTCGGTCTTTCAGGAGAAATAAGAGCAGTTTCCCAGGCAGAGGCAAGAATGAAAGAAGCATCAAAGATCGGTTTTCAGAAGGCTGTCATTCCATCAGGAAATGCGGAAAAAATAAAAGACAGATTCGGGCTTGAAATCAGAGGAGTCAGAAATGTTGAAGAATCTCTTGAAGCTATTTTCAATTAG